GGGGATAAAAAAGATGGGTGACATTATTGTCGTTGGTGGTGGTCTTGCAGGAGCTGAAGCCGCTTGGCAGATTGCAGAGAGAGGTGGAAAGGTGGAGCTGGTTGAGATGAGGCCTTGTAAGATGACTCCAGCACATAAGACCCATTTTTTAGCTGAACTTCTCTGCAGTAATTCTTTGAAGTCAGATGTGAACATCAGTGCTCCCGGTCTCCTAAAAAAGGAAATGAGATTACTTGACTCTTTGATTATAAAGGTAGCGGACGAAACAAGGATTCCTGCAGGGACCGCCTTGGCAGTCGATAGGCACCGATTCGCTTCAAAAATCACTCATATGATTGAGACCCATAAAAATATATCGGTAGTAAGAAAAGAGTTTCAAGAATTATCAAGCGATAACATTAC
This is a stretch of genomic DNA from Nitrospinota bacterium. It encodes these proteins:
- a CDS encoding FAD-dependent oxidoreductase, with translation MGDIIVVGGGLAGAEAAWQIAERGGKVELVEMRPCKMTPAHKTHFLAELLCSNSLKSDVNISAPGLLKKEMRLLDSLIIKVADETRIPAGTALAVDRHRFASKITHMIETHKNISVVRKEFQELSSDNIT